The Ciconia boyciana chromosome 4, ASM3463844v1, whole genome shotgun sequence DNA window CTTTGCACAGTGTATGCTCTATGCCTGTATTTACATTGTAAATGTTAATGCTTCTAAAAGGGAGCCATGGCTTTTGAAGTTGGAGGGATTTACAGTTTAGTATGCTGTCTTAGTGCCTGAAGCCTGTGTTTTAGTTAGTTTCTATGATTTTGCAAGACTGTCAATTAAGGTTTTGTACTAGACCTGAAGTTCCTAGATGGTACTGAAAAGATATACTTGAAATGTTTAATAATTTCCAACCGTATGGTTCTTCTCTGTAAATACGGTAACTATGGTGCCTTTTTTGGTGACAGGATCAAGTTCCAGAACAAATTCAATTATGTTTACAGGGTGCACTTGGAGAAGCTCCTCTTATTGCTGAAATAAGAGGTCTCTGTCCTAGACAGAACAGAGGAGACAAAAGGAAGGTCTTAGATTAGATGGGAAAGTAATGGAGTTAAATTTTATGGTTTTATAGAATGAATTTGAGATGACGCATCAAGAGCATAGATATACACAACATAAATACAgctgaggggagaggaaaaaggatggGAATTGCATGCATCCACTTGCTTACCAGAGTGGTAACGTAATTAATATGCAGCTAGAAAGGACTAGGAATAGAGTTCAGTGAAACACACCAGTGACAACTGAAGAATGTGATCCTAGATAATATCAATTATTATACTCAAGTTAGCTGTGACAATTACAGCTGGAATATTATGCTAAAAGTTGATAATACTAAAGGTAACTGGAATTGAGAATAAAGCTAAAAACTTGTCAGCTCTATGTATGCTATATGTCAACTTTATTATACTCAAGATGTATATTTATTATACTCaagatgtgtatatatatatactcaaCTTTATTATACTCAAGTCTTCCTGCTCAGAGCAAGATGGGGCTCCCTATATTTAGAGGACTGTACATTTGGACAGTTGCCAGCTATTCTTTGTATAAGACAGATTTACCTGTAGTCAATGTAGGAGTAAAATGCTGCGTTGATTTCCATTGGATTCTTTCTAAGCCTTAAATGGCTCTGTTATTACCAGTATCTTTATCTTCAAAATAGTAATATGTCACATTGTCACAAATACAGCAAGTTTTTCTGTATCATAACAATATGATAGTGTTGTgtagttttatataaaacaaagatCAACATTGACTATCAAACTCTGCCTTAGCATACTTGAGAGCATAGCACTTGAAATCAGTGCTGAGACATAATAATGTCCACAAATGTTCCAGCTCAACTGTTTGAACAGACCCAAGACAATTTTAACTGATAACTGCTTCTgtatttactgcattttataacaatttttcttttcctcttagcTTTACCTTCAGACCAGAATGAAAGGAGACTGGGCAAGACTTGTACGTCCTACTCTACAATTTGGTCTTATTGCTGCATCCATCTATGTGGGTCTCTTGAGTGTTTCTGATTACAAACATCATTGGAGTGATGTTTTAACAGGACTCATTCAGGGAGCAGTGGTAGCTGTGCTCATTGTAAGTAATTCCTGAGGTggtgtgtgtgttggtttttaaatgctgcttttataaaCAGCACCTTAGAATTGCAGGCTGTGTCCAGAGGAAAGCAGACCTGTCTTCCTGATGCTCTGAAAATTGCTGGAGAGGGGCAAAACTCCTTGAACTGGGTGTAGCAATAGTACTATGGCTAGTGAGGCAGACTCTGGGCCAATGATGAGATAAGAGGCTGTTTTAGCTGTTAGACAACATGAAATTGTCCCTGCCCGAGAGCTTTTCAAATAACTGAGATGGAAATGGCCAACTACAAAAACATGTGGGCCTCTATATATAACCATACCTTTTGTTTCTAGCCAAATTCTAAATCCCAAGTATAATGGCAGAGAACTGTGTACAAGGTAAGCAGGGCAAAAAAAGGCCTCTAAGAATAAGGACAGAGCATGAAAGAGTTTCCTGCTGGCAGCTTCTACAGCCTCTTGTTAAGTTTTTTCAGTCTGATGGGAAATTAAAGCCCTTTACCGCTTCTTGTGTGCATTTTGAGTGCTAAAAGGGTGTTCACAATAACCAGCATGGGATGCTTAGCTGTACTGATGAGTGAAAGGCTATCCTAAGGAACAGGAAATCAGCTAAACTTGAAGCTGCAGGCCTGGTTAACTTAGTGGCAGCCAAGCAGTTGTGCTGGCTGCCACCAGAGTGTGCCATGGATAAATCTTCATGGGAAGGGACAGATCAAGGAAGAGACACTTCTGGTTCAGAGACATAAACTAATTGAGGTCATGCTGAAGAATTTGGTTACCAAGAACTGAGGCTCACCTGGAAGAATCACCTCCAAAATAATGCTTTCTCAGCTGAAAGTCAGAAGGGTatggtttgttggttttttttcaagataaagcatgcttttttttttttttaagaatgttgttagaattaatttagaaaaacaaatctcGGAGCAGGTTTGGGAAACCATACAAACTGCATTAGCTGTTATTAAATGTCTGTGTTGACTAAAACATAATCCTACCCCTTGTTTTGGTACAATCTCAATTTCTAAGAAAAGGAGTGCAGGGAATGAGAAGTATCAGGGATAGAAGAGACAAGGGTActttttattaggaaaataagTTTAGTGAAAGGGGTTGGTGATTAAGAGGATGTCTTACTGAGGCTTGGTAATCCAAGAATGACTAGAAAGTGGTATTACAGTGAAGAAAGAGTTGAAAgttgaggaaataaataataaaaaaacaaacacccccccacgccccccccaacaccccaagaaaaaaaacaaccccaaaacaagaaaacaaaaacaaacccttaGCTGAAAGAACTGAAGTGTTCACCTCCAGAAACAGAAAGGTGAGGTAAGAGCATGCTGGAAAAGCAATAGGAAATGGAGCACTAAACTGAATTGAGagaattcacagaatcacagaatcatataggttggaaaagacctttaagatcatcgagtccaaccgtaaacctaacactaccaggaccaccatgtccctaagcacctcatccaaatgtcttttaaatacctccagggatggtgactcaaccacttccctgggcagcctgttccaatgcttgataaccctttcagtgaagtaaaatttcctaatatccagtctaaatctcccctggcgcaacttgaggccatttcctctcctcctatcacttgttacctgggagaagagaccgacccccacctctctacaacctcctttcaggtagttgtagagagcgataaggtctcccctcagcctccttttctccaggctgaacaaccccagttccctcagccgctcctcataagacttctgctctagacccttcaccagcttcgttgcccttctctggacatgctccagcacctcaatgtctctcttgtagtgaggggcccaaaactcaacacagtattcaaggtgtggcctcaccagtgctgagtacaggggcacgatcacttccctagtcctgctggccacgctatttctgatacaagccaggatgccattggctttcttggccacctgagcacactgctgactcatattcaggcggctgtcaaccaacacgcccaggtccttctctgctgggcagctttccagccactcttccccaagcctgtagcattgcatggggttgttgtggcccaagtgcaggacctggcacttagccttgttgaacctcatacaattggccccagcccatcgatccagcctgtccaggtccctctgtagagccttcctcccctcaagcagatcaacactcccgcacaacttggtgtcatctgcaaacttactgagggtgcactcgatcccctcatccaaatcattgataaagatattaaataattcAGCATTTAACTGGAAATTGAAACTCACCTAGTGTGTAGCTGAAGCCACATGCTGGGTAATCAGCCCTCAGTGTGGAACATGGTTTCTTCAGTCTCCCTAAACTGTGTTCTGCAGTTTTCAGATTTGCAGTAGGAGGGAAAGAGGTGATGTAGGAAGGGAAGGCTCATGAGAGAAGGCTTCTCATTTATTGTACTTCATGCAGCACTGTACCTAGCACCTCTACTAGTATGACTTGGTGAAgcgtggggggggggagagagcaAGCTGCAGAATTGGATCAATGGACCTGTCTTACAGTCAGTAGCTGTGAAAGAAGCGAGGTGGTATGTTTAAAAGAATGCAGGAAAGGATACTCTACAGTAGAGTTGGTCTTGCAGCTCTAGGGGCTGTGATTGAGACACGTGTAtcagggagggagctgctgtgAGCCTTGCCGTGGTGAGGAGTCCAAGTTTGGTTTAAccagcttttaaagaaatgcaagtgaGAGTGACACTCAAGAGAATACTAGTGACTAACCACTGAAACTTCTTGCTCAGCTAAAGCACAAGCTCTCATGTCCTGTTCTACAtaaattacagaataaatttAACCATACATACCAATTGGGTCCTCAGCAAGCATTTCTTGTTCCTTCATTTAGTTGTTCAAACTATGGCTATTGTAATGAAGCAGTGCCTGATAAGGCATATAGAGCAGTTAGCACGCAAGCCTTGAATTTGGTTTAAACCATCAGTGGCTAAGTGGTCAATGGGGGAGTTAATAGCTGGAGAAAAAGCTATTGAAAGAACAGATGGCAGAATTTGATATGAAACTTTCTAGCAATTTTCTAATGTTCTAATCTGTTTAAGGAATTTAccttctgcaaaagcatttaTCCGTTGTTTCAAAGATTTACAAGTGCAGGACCTTAACGCTAATTTGTTCACTTAGGCTGTGTATGTGTCTGATTCTTCAAAGTGAGAGGATATACATTTCAACCAAAAGAAGATTCCTATACCAACCCTATGTGAGACTCCAACAAACGGAAACCATTTTGACAGTAATCATCAACCATGAAGAATGACCCACCTCATGTGTCTTgctctgcaaaaggaaaaaaattcacaactCTAACTATGTAATATAAGTAAAAGCCTTAAAGGGACTGCTGCTGTTCACGGATGCTCACTTTACCTGTGTATAGTAACATCTAACACAGTTAGTATATCTAAACTTCAACTCTCTGTTGGTTCAAGctcttgctttaaaaacaaaaagctattCAAATTGTAAATTTAGTGaaaactgttgtggtttagccccagtcagcaattaagtatgacacagctgctcgctcaccctccccctcccgccatggtgggatgggggagagaatcagtagagcaaaagtaagaaaacttgtgggttgagataagaacagtttaataatcgaaataataataataataacttggaatgagaaggaaagcaaaaagagagagggaggaacaaaatccaagcgaggggaaaaaaaaaaaccaaaacagtgatacaactgctcaccacctgccaaccaacACCCAggcagtccccgagcagcgaccaCTACCCCCTGGCTGATTCACCCCAttttatatactgggcatgatgtcatatggtatggaatagccctttggttagtttgggtcagctgtccc harbors:
- the LOC140650582 gene encoding phospholipid phosphatase 1-like isoform X4, translating into MQLIVCQMKTKSFLRLLFYSGHSSFSMYCMLFLALYLQTRMKGDWARLVRPTLQFGLIAASIYVGLLSVSDYKHHWSDVLTGLIQGAVVAVLIAVYVSDSSK